From Phragmites australis chromosome 5, lpPhrAust1.1, whole genome shotgun sequence, a single genomic window includes:
- the LOC133919172 gene encoding photosystem II 5 kDa protein, chloroplastic-like: MASLTMMASFSAVAAAAAPPARRGGFAAARAAKVERCQEPARLQAAEEAEARPADGRRAVMLAAAAAAVAAFGGAGVASAEPRKGTPEAKKKYATICVTMPTAKICHN; this comes from the coding sequence ATGGCGTCGCTCACCATGATGGCGTCCTTCTccgccgtggcggcggcggccgcgccccccgcgcgccgcggcggctTCGCGGCGGCCAGGGCCGCGAAGGTCGAGCGCTGCCAGGAGCCGGCCAGGCTGCAGGCGGCTGAGGAGGCGGAGGCCCGGCCCGCCGACGGGCGCCGCGCCGTGAtgctcgcggcggcggcggcggccgtggcggccTTCGGCGGGGCCGGCGTCGCGTCGGCGGAACCCAGGAAGGGGACCCCCGAGGCGAAGAAGAAGTACGCGACCATCTGTGTCACCATGCCCACCGCCAAGATCTGCCACAACTGA
- the LOC133917943 gene encoding uncharacterized protein LOC133917943, with protein sequence MASQQSLMIAIHKHKLKELCARGVRMLPKKHLSGAEKRKKRKREDQFIESQKGAIHKFFSVSSNVVSGDNPEDIDDCSTEDQGQEPNHNLNAEVDVNEDGTGEQNLLPSSDTENSNADEQKDSLLAIYDPRTWDNLDNRGRDILIEKGPVRELNLQFPSDSSGRHFSYAYYSRKLSNGEVVDRKWLVYSKHVDKVYCFCCRLFKSNQTKTLLAYDGLRDWKHLSGRLKQHENSVEHMTNMNTWNELRLRLRKNQTIDDDLQREIAKEKERWRQVLVRIVSAVKFLAKHNLAFRGSNEKLYQDNNGNFLGTIEMIAEFDSVMQEHIRRIQNNEIHHHYLGHNIQNELISILAHAVKSFILRIIKDAKYFSIILDCTPDVSHEEQMTLIVRCVNMSSNIPRVEEFFLEFLKVDDTSGLGLFNELMNALDSLDLNVADVRGQGYDNGSNMKGKHQGVQKRLLEINPRALYMPCACHSLNLTLCDMAKSCSKAISFFGVIQRIYALFSCSTKRWKILLDNVPELTVKYLSNTRWESRINSVQAIRYQTPQIRSALLELETSSTDDPKAVSDAQSLITALENFEFLVEAIASELDVEPKFPTKRQGKRKKHFDEENDLNEETQSAIESFRVNYFLVMIDVAIASLTNRFEQLKAFENVFGFLFNSKNLKSLDDTDLRKHCTTFVEAFSHVNSSDVELNDFFSELKVLQVILPDVLMSAPEILQFVIAADCYPNVSVAYRILLTVPVTVASAERSFSKLKLLKNYLRSTMSQERLNGLAMCCIEKNVLDSIDLDIVLNDFASRNARRNCFL encoded by the exons ATGGCGTCGCAACAAAGCCTCATGATAGCAATACACAAACACAAGCTCAAGGAGCTGTGCGCTCGAG GTGTTAGAATGTTGCCTAAGAAGCATTTGTCGGGTgctgagaaaaggaaaaaaagaaaacgagaagATCAGTTTATTGAATCGCAAAAGGGTGCTATACATAAGTTTTTTTCAGTTTCAAGTAATGTTGTTTCCGGTGATAATCCTGAAGATATAGATGATTGTAGTACAGAAGATCAAGGGCAGGAACCTAATCATAATTTAAATGCAGAAGTTGATGTCAATGAGGATGGTACAGGGGAACAAAATTTATTGCCTTCATCTGATACTGAAAATTCAAATGCTGATGAACAAAAAGATTCTTTGTTAGCTATCTATGATCCTAGAACATGGGACAATCTTGACAATAGGGGAAGAGATATCTTAATTGAAAAAGGACCTGTGAGAGAATTGAATTTGCAGTTTCCTTCGGATAGTAGTGGTAgacatttttcatatgcttacTACTCCAGGAAGTTAAGTAATGGTGAGGTTGTTGATAGAAAGTGGTTGGTTTACTCTAAGCATGTGGATAAAGTTTACTGTTTTTGCTGTCGATTGTTCAAATCAAATCAGACCAAAACTTTGTTGGCATATGATGGATTGAGGGACTGGAAGCATCTCAGTGGGAGACTCAAACAACATGAGAACAGCGTTGAGCATATGACAAATATGAATACGTGGAATGAACTTAGGTTGAGGTTAAGGAAAAATCagacaattgatgatgatttgCAACGGGAAATTGCAAAGGAAAAAGAGCGTTGGAGACAGGTTTTGGTAAGAATAGTTTCTGCTGTGAAGTTTCTTGCTAAACATAATTTGGCCTTTCGAGGATCCAATGAGAAACTTTATCAGGATAACAATGGTAATTTTCTAGGCACAATTGAAATGATTGCTGAATTTGATTCTGTGATGCAAGAACATATTAGGCGCattcaaaataatgaaattcatcatcattatcttggcCACAATATTCAGAATGAGTTAATTTCTATTCTTGCTCATGCCGTGAAAAGTTTTATTTTAAGGATCATCAAGGATGCCAAGTATTTCTCTATTATCTTGGATTGTACCCCAGATGTTAGCCATGAAGAACAAATGACTCTAATTGTGCGGTGTGTTAACATGTCAAGTAACATTCCGAGAGTGGAGGAGTTCTTTCTAGAGTTCTTAAAGGTGGATGACACATCAGGATTGGGGCTTTTTAATGAATTGATGAATGCATTGGACTCTCTTGATTTGAATGTCGCTGATGTGAGAGGTCAAGGTTATGACAATGGTTCTAACATGAAGGGAAAACACCAAGGTGTTCAGAAGCGTTTGCTTGAAATTAATCCAAGAGCATTATATATGCCATGTGCATGTCATAGTCTAAATCTCACTCTTTGTGATATGGCGAAATCTTGCAGCAAAGCTATTTCATTCTTCGGTGTTATACAACGgatatatgcattgttttcatgTTCTACTAAAAGGTGGAAGATTTTGCTTGACAATGTTCCAGAACTAACTGTCAAATATTTGTCTAATACTCGTTGGGAGAGTCGAATAAACAGTGTACAAGCTATCAGGTACCAAACTCCCCAAATAAGGTCAGCTTTGTTGGAACTGGAGACATCTTCTACTGATGACCCAAAAGCAGTGAGTGATGCTCAATCTTTGATAACTGCACttgagaattttgaatttttagttg AAGCCATTGCATCTGAATTGGATGTAGAGCCAAAATTTCCTACAAAACGTCAAGGTAAAAGAAAGAAGCAttttgatgaagaaaatgaccTAAATGAAGAAACACAGTCAGCTATAGAATCCTTCAGAGTTAATTACTTTCTAGTCATGATTGATGTTGCAATTGCTTCATTGACTAATCGATTTGAGCAGTTGAAGGCATTTGAAAATGTGTTTGGTTTCTTATTCAACTCAAAAAATCTAAAGTCCTTGGATGATACTGATCTACGAAAACATTGCACTACTTTTGTAGAAGCTTTTTCTCATGTTAACTCAtctgatgttgagttaaatgattTTTTCTCTGAATTAAAAGTGCTGCAAGTAATTTTGCCAGATGTTTTGATGTCAGCACCTGAGATTCTTCAGTTTGTTATAGCTGCAGATTGCTATCCAAATGTCTCTGTTGCCTATCGGATCCTCTTAACTGTACCTGTGACTGTAGCTTCAGCTGAAAGAagtttctcaaaattaaaattactgAAAAACTATTTGAGGTCAACTATGTCACAGGAAAGATTGAATGGTTTGGCTATGTGctgcattgagaagaatgtctTGGACAGCATTGATCTCGATATTGTCCTTAATGATTTTGCATCAAGAAATGCCCGAAGGAATTGTTTTTTATGA